In Clostridium sp. SY8519, one genomic interval encodes:
- a CDS encoding GNAT family N-acetyltransferase, which produces MNIRRAQSRDISGILSLLAQVNLVHHLGRPDLFKKHTKYSREDLEQMLPDDSRPIFVGVSEDTGEVLGYGFCIFQQAVNDSILTDVKTLYIDDICVDEKARGHHVATEIFQYIREFARSSGVYHITLNVWELNDGARRFYEAMGMKPMRTTMETIL; this is translated from the coding sequence ATGAACATACGAAGAGCGCAGTCCCGTGATATTTCCGGCATTCTCAGTCTGCTGGCACAGGTAAACTTGGTGCACCATCTCGGCCGCCCGGATCTGTTTAAAAAACACACCAAATATTCCCGGGAAGATCTGGAACAGATGCTTCCCGATGACAGCCGCCCGATATTTGTAGGCGTTTCGGAAGACACCGGAGAAGTTCTGGGATACGGCTTCTGTATTTTTCAGCAGGCCGTCAATGACAGTATCCTTACCGATGTGAAAACCCTTTATATCGACGACATCTGTGTCGATGAGAAGGCCCGGGGACATCATGTGGCCACCGAAATCTTTCAGTATATCCGGGAATTTGCCCGTTCCAGCGGTGTCTACCACATCACGCTGAATGTCTGGGAACTGAATGACGGTGCCAGACGCTTTTATGAGGCGATGGGAATGAAGCCCATGCGCACAACAATGGAAACGATCCTCTAA
- a CDS encoding nitrogen-fixing protein NifU, producing the protein MIYSAEVKNMCPVTQGVHHGAAPIPEEAKWVKAKNVDDISGYTHGIGWCAPQQGCCKLSLNVKDGIIQEALVETIGCSGMTHSAAMASEILPGLTILEALNTDLVCDAINTAMRELFLQIVYGRTQSAFSEGGLQIGAGLEDLGKGTRSMIGTMYGTLDKGPRYLEMTDGYVTEIALDEDDEIIGYKYVNFGKMMDFIKAGDDANTALEKASGQYGRVQDAVRCIDPRKE; encoded by the coding sequence ATGATTTACTCTGCAGAAGTAAAAAACATGTGTCCTGTTACTCAGGGAGTCCACCACGGTGCAGCTCCGATTCCGGAAGAGGCAAAGTGGGTGAAAGCAAAGAATGTAGATGATATCAGCGGCTATACCCATGGAATCGGCTGGTGCGCGCCGCAGCAGGGATGCTGCAAGCTGTCTCTGAATGTAAAAGACGGCATTATTCAGGAAGCACTGGTAGAGACCATCGGATGTTCCGGAATGACCCATTCCGCAGCCATGGCTTCTGAAATCCTTCCGGGTCTTACGATTCTTGAAGCGCTGAATACCGACCTGGTATGTGACGCAATCAATACTGCCATGCGTGAGCTTTTCCTTCAGATTGTATATGGCCGTACACAGAGCGCTTTTTCCGAAGGCGGTCTGCAGATCGGCGCCGGTCTGGAAGATCTGGGTAAAGGCACCCGTTCGATGATCGGCACCATGTACGGTACCCTGGATAAGGGACCCCGTTATCTGGAGATGACAGACGGTTATGTGACAGAGATCGCGCTGGATGAAGATGATGAAATTATCGGATACAAATACGTGAACTTTGGCAAGATGATGGATTTCATCAAAGCCGGCGATGACGCGAATACTGCCCTGGAGAAAGCGTCCGGTCAGTATGGACGTGTACAGGACGCTGTTCGCTGCATTGATCCGCGGAAAGAGTAA
- a CDS encoding Mrp/NBP35 family ATP-binding protein yields MKENETTCASASSCSKESCEGCPSAAGAAPESLLEQLNAYSSVKKVIAVVSGKGGVGKSFVTASLASAMRKKGYAVGILDADITGPSIPKMYGLHGPATGSDMGIFPAETADGIRVMSVNLLLEDEEAPVVWRGPVISGTVKQFWSDVVWGDLDYLFVDMPPGTGDVPLTVFQSLPVDGIVIVTSPQELVGMIVKKAYHMAQMMNVPVLGIVENFSWLKCPDCGKQIRVFGESHVEEAAAEIHVPVLAKLPIEPSYAEKADAGQFDQTENPHLDEAVAAVEALS; encoded by the coding sequence ATGAAAGAAAACGAAACTACATGCGCCAGCGCGTCTTCCTGTTCGAAAGAAAGCTGTGAAGGCTGCCCCAGCGCGGCAGGGGCAGCGCCGGAGAGCCTGCTGGAACAGCTGAATGCATACTCTTCCGTAAAGAAAGTCATTGCGGTAGTCAGTGGAAAAGGAGGCGTGGGCAAATCCTTTGTCACCGCTTCCCTGGCATCCGCCATGCGGAAAAAGGGCTATGCAGTGGGTATCCTGGATGCGGATATTACAGGTCCTTCCATCCCGAAAATGTACGGCCTGCACGGACCGGCCACCGGAAGCGACATGGGTATCTTCCCGGCCGAAACCGCAGACGGCATCCGTGTCATGTCTGTGAACCTGCTGCTGGAGGATGAGGAAGCGCCGGTGGTCTGGCGCGGTCCGGTGATCTCCGGCACCGTCAAGCAGTTCTGGTCCGATGTGGTCTGGGGCGATCTGGACTACCTGTTTGTGGATATGCCGCCGGGTACCGGCGACGTTCCACTGACAGTCTTTCAGTCCCTGCCGGTTGACGGCATTGTCATCGTCACCTCCCCGCAGGAACTGGTGGGCATGATTGTGAAAAAGGCCTACCATATGGCACAGATGATGAATGTTCCGGTCCTGGGCATCGTAGAGAACTTTAGCTGGCTGAAATGTCCGGACTGCGGAAAGCAGATCCGGGTCTTCGGTGAAAGCCATGTGGAGGAAGCCGCTGCCGAGATCCATGTACCGGTGCTGGCGAAGCTGCCCATCGAACCTTCCTATGCGGAGAAGGCGGATGCCGGTCAGTTTGACCAGACAGAGAATCCTCACCTGGACGAAGCAGTCGCTGCTGTCGAAGCGCTTTCCTGA
- a CDS encoding SH3 domain-containing protein, with protein sequence MFYNRAKKKIRIIFAAAACALTALIPAQSAWAASNLSVSDYVEEAKDVARDNSHGYSQSGRWGRNYDCSSLVIRSLKRAGFDTNGASYTGDLKARLTKAGFRYIKGSSLKLSSCRNLQKGDILLANGHTEIYAGNGKLVGAHRNYDGRSGDSSGREISISRYRGGRWYGVLRYKGNTANVSIESVKVKKSAKKYKKGSYKTKAKNLTVRKKAKASSGKRYTLKKKGTRIKITKVSGSWGKVTYKGKTGWVAMKYLKKI encoded by the coding sequence GTGTTTTATAACAGAGCAAAGAAAAAAATCAGAATAATTTTTGCGGCAGCAGCATGTGCGCTGACAGCCCTGATTCCGGCACAGAGCGCATGGGCGGCATCCAATTTATCGGTTAGCGATTATGTGGAAGAAGCCAAGGATGTGGCCAGGGACAATTCCCACGGCTACAGCCAGTCCGGCCGCTGGGGAAGAAATTATGACTGTTCCTCCCTGGTAATCCGTTCTCTGAAACGGGCAGGATTTGACACAAACGGCGCATCTTATACCGGAGATCTGAAAGCACGCCTGACCAAGGCAGGATTCCGGTACATCAAGGGATCCTCCCTGAAGCTCTCCAGCTGCAGAAATCTCCAGAAAGGTGATATTCTGCTGGCAAACGGCCATACCGAGATTTACGCAGGCAATGGAAAGTTAGTAGGAGCCCATAGAAATTATGACGGCAGAAGCGGGGACTCTTCCGGCAGGGAAATCAGTATCAGCAGATATCGCGGAGGCAGATGGTATGGTGTGCTGCGTTATAAGGGCAATACCGCAAACGTGTCTATTGAGAGCGTAAAAGTAAAAAAATCCGCGAAAAAATATAAAAAGGGATCCTATAAAACCAAAGCAAAGAATCTGACGGTTCGAAAGAAGGCAAAGGCCTCATCCGGAAAGCGGTACACGTTAAAGAAAAAAGGTACCCGTATAAAGATTACAAAAGTTTCCGGCAGCTGGGGAAAGGTAACCTACAAGGGAAAGACCGGCTGGGTAGCTATGAAATATCTTAAAAAAATCTAA
- a CDS encoding DUF134 domain-containing protein, producing MPRPPRCRRICAFPAYWNFLPEDGGPSPPVVLSLDEYEMIRLADYENLTHQQCAARMDISRTTATEIYESARHKIADSIVNGRPLLIRGGHYRLCDRQNSLCCGSSCHAISGCTDALPDALSKKGATAMRIAVTYKNGNIFPHFGHTEQFKIYDVDNNTITHQEIVGTNGQGHGALAGFLHSLQTDALICGGIGGGAQAALNEAGVRLYAGVSGSADEAVRSLLDGSLAFVENANCSHHDHENHSCESHGPEGHGCGRHSCH from the coding sequence ATGCCAAGACCACCGCGCTGCAGACGCATCTGCGCCTTTCCCGCATACTGGAACTTTCTTCCGGAAGACGGCGGACCGAGCCCTCCTGTGGTTCTCAGTCTGGATGAATACGAAATGATCCGTCTGGCCGATTATGAAAATCTGACCCATCAGCAGTGTGCTGCGCGGATGGACATTTCCAGAACCACTGCTACAGAAATTTACGAATCTGCCCGCCATAAAATTGCGGACAGTATTGTCAACGGCCGCCCGCTGCTGATCCGCGGCGGACACTACAGACTCTGCGACCGGCAAAACAGCCTGTGCTGCGGCAGTTCCTGCCATGCCATCTCCGGGTGTACCGATGCTTTGCCGGACGCATTAAGCAAAAAAGGAGCAACTGCTATGAGAATTGCTGTTACTTATAAAAACGGAAACATCTTCCCCCACTTCGGCCACACCGAACAGTTCAAGATCTACGATGTGGATAACAATACCATCACCCACCAGGAAATCGTGGGTACCAACGGTCAGGGGCACGGCGCCCTGGCAGGTTTTCTGCACAGCCTGCAGACAGACGCCCTGATCTGCGGCGGAATCGGCGGCGGTGCGCAGGCAGCGCTGAATGAGGCCGGTGTCCGTCTGTATGCCGGCGTGTCCGGAAGCGCCGACGAGGCGGTCCGTTCCCTTCTGGACGGAAGTCTTGCCTTTGTGGAAAACGCAAACTGCAGCCATCACGACCACGAAAATCACAGCTGTGAAAGTCACGGCCCTGAAGGCCACGGCTGTGGCAGGCATTCCTGCCACTGA
- a CDS encoding GGGtGRT protein — MALFESYERREKQILEKLNEYGISSIEEAEKITKDAGLDVYHMIENIQPICFENAKWAYTVGAAIAIKKNCRKASDAAAAIGEGLQSFCIPGSVADRRKVGLGHGNLGKMLLEEDTECFAFLAGHESFAAAEGAIGIAEKANKVRKKPLRVILNGLGKDAAQIISRINGFTYVETEYNYQTGELKEVFRKTYSKDADSPRAKVNCYGANDVQEGVAIMWHENVDVSITGNSTNPTRFQHPVAGTYKKERLEAGRKYFSVASGGGTGRTLHPDNMAAGPASYGMTDTMGRMHSDAQFAGSSSVPAHVEMMGLIGAGNNPMVGMTVATAVSIEEAAAAGRF, encoded by the coding sequence ATGGCATTATTTGAATCATACGAAAGAAGAGAAAAACAGATTCTCGAAAAACTGAATGAATATGGCATCTCCTCGATCGAGGAAGCGGAGAAAATTACAAAAGACGCCGGCCTGGATGTTTATCATATGATTGAAAACATTCAGCCCATCTGTTTTGAGAATGCAAAATGGGCCTATACGGTAGGCGCAGCGATTGCGATTAAGAAAAACTGCCGCAAGGCATCCGACGCGGCAGCAGCGATCGGCGAAGGTCTGCAGTCGTTCTGCATTCCGGGTTCTGTGGCGGACCGCAGAAAAGTAGGTCTTGGACACGGTAATCTGGGAAAAATGCTTCTGGAAGAAGATACCGAATGTTTCGCGTTCCTGGCCGGCCACGAGTCCTTCGCGGCAGCGGAGGGAGCAATCGGTATCGCGGAAAAAGCGAATAAAGTCCGCAAAAAACCGCTGCGTGTAATCCTGAACGGTCTGGGCAAAGATGCGGCACAGATTATTTCAAGAATTAACGGTTTTACCTATGTGGAGACAGAATACAACTATCAGACCGGCGAATTGAAAGAGGTATTCCGCAAGACATATTCCAAGGATGCGGACAGCCCTCGCGCGAAAGTGAACTGCTACGGTGCCAATGATGTGCAGGAAGGCGTAGCTATCATGTGGCATGAGAATGTAGATGTATCCATTACCGGAAACTCTACCAACCCGACTCGTTTCCAGCATCCGGTAGCAGGTACGTACAAGAAAGAACGTCTGGAAGCAGGCCGGAAATATTTCTCAGTAGCTTCCGGCGGCGGTACCGGACGTACGCTGCATCCGGATAACATGGCAGCAGGCCCTGCTTCCTATGGTATGACAGATACCATGGGACGGATGCATTCCGATGCCCAGTTCGCAGGTTCTTCCTCCGTTCCGGCCCATGTAGAGATGATGGGACTGATCGGAGCAGGAAACAATCCGATGGTAGGCATGACAGTGGCTACCGCGGTTTCCATCGAGGAAGCAGCTGCAGCAGGCAGATTCTAA
- a CDS encoding NUDIX domain-containing protein, protein MNSENKNEMRDSKGMTEEEFLEDYKKHAYPAPYLTADMVIFRKKDEGYELLLIRRKNHPFIGMRAVPGGFVTKGESAEEAAARELAEETHVEGIPLSHLRLYSSPDRDPRGWIVTEGFFAVCGSSVEASADDDASDAVWFRVEEKSCRMGAGTGSLHLQLTAGEETLELRAETAKNPYTDQWAVSAMHANAIATDHGQMICDAWLAIRKA, encoded by the coding sequence ATGAACAGTGAAAATAAAAATGAGATGAGAGACAGCAAAGGGATGACAGAGGAAGAATTTCTGGAGGACTACAAGAAACATGCGTATCCGGCGCCGTACCTGACAGCGGACATGGTGATTTTTCGAAAGAAAGATGAGGGATATGAGCTGCTGCTGATTCGGAGAAAAAACCATCCTTTTATCGGCATGCGCGCAGTTCCGGGCGGGTTTGTTACAAAAGGGGAAAGCGCGGAAGAGGCGGCAGCCAGAGAACTGGCAGAAGAGACACATGTAGAGGGGATTCCGCTGAGCCATCTGCGTCTGTACAGCAGTCCGGACAGGGATCCCAGGGGCTGGATTGTAACCGAAGGATTTTTTGCGGTGTGCGGCAGCAGTGTGGAAGCATCCGCGGATGATGACGCGTCGGATGCGGTCTGGTTCCGGGTGGAAGAAAAGAGCTGCAGGATGGGAGCGGGAACCGGATCACTGCATTTGCAGCTGACTGCAGGAGAAGAAACCCTGGAGCTGCGGGCAGAAACTGCAAAAAATCCATATACGGATCAGTGGGCAGTATCTGCCATGCATGCCAATGCAATTGCCACGGATCACGGGCAGATGATCTGCGATGCCTGGCTGGCGATACGTAAAGCATAG
- the metA gene encoding homoserine O-succinyltransferase, with protein sequence MPIKIPDQLPARATLESENIFVMTEHRAMHQDIRPLNVVILNLMPTKIVTETQLLRRLSNTPLQVQVEFLQTESYKPQHVNENHMESFYTTFSRIEHRRFDGMIITGAPLADMAYEDVSYWAELCKIMDWAETHVHCTMYICWGALAGLYYHYGVPTVMYDEKMSGVYKNRVLKKSSPFVRGFDDIFHAPHSREVGVLSEDVLKVPELEILADTENGGPTFIKTTDSSKFFVLCHLEYDANTLALEYLRDLEKGIHPNVPVNYFPNDDPKKKPLVTWRSAGQLMFSNWLNYYVYQTTPYDLDAKGQAPGKDTSLAHSSSGLPAKQ encoded by the coding sequence ATGCCAATCAAAATACCGGACCAGCTGCCGGCCAGAGCAACACTGGAAAGTGAGAACATATTTGTAATGACGGAGCACAGGGCGATGCATCAGGATATTCGTCCTTTGAATGTAGTCATTCTGAATCTGATGCCTACAAAGATTGTGACAGAGACCCAGCTGCTGCGGAGGCTGTCCAATACGCCGCTGCAGGTGCAGGTGGAATTCCTGCAGACGGAAAGTTACAAACCGCAGCACGTCAATGAAAATCATATGGAGTCATTTTATACGACTTTCAGCAGAATCGAACACCGACGGTTCGATGGGATGATCATTACCGGGGCGCCGCTGGCAGATATGGCCTATGAAGATGTGAGCTACTGGGCAGAACTGTGCAAAATCATGGACTGGGCGGAGACCCATGTGCACTGCACGATGTATATCTGCTGGGGGGCACTGGCCGGACTGTATTATCACTACGGAGTGCCCACGGTAATGTATGACGAAAAAATGTCCGGTGTATACAAAAATCGCGTACTGAAAAAAAGTTCTCCTTTTGTCCGGGGATTTGATGATATTTTCCATGCGCCCCATTCCCGGGAAGTGGGTGTCCTGTCAGAGGATGTACTGAAAGTACCGGAACTGGAGATACTGGCCGATACGGAGAACGGCGGCCCTACATTTATAAAGACAACCGATTCCAGCAAATTCTTTGTCCTTTGTCATCTGGAATATGACGCCAATACCCTGGCGCTGGAATATTTGCGCGACCTCGAAAAGGGAATCCATCCAAATGTTCCGGTGAATTATTTTCCAAATGATGATCCGAAGAAAAAACCGCTGGTCACCTGGCGTTCGGCCGGTCAGCTGATGTTCTCCAACTGGCTGAACTATTATGTATACCAGACAACACCTTATGATCTGGATGCAAAGGGACAGGCACCGGGCAAAGATACCAGTCTGGCGCATTCCTCGTCCGGACTCCCCGCGAAACAGTAA